The Pseudomonas sp. PDM14 genomic interval CTCGGGTCGCACACGCGCACCCCGGCGCTGAGGCTGACCCGCTGCCAGGGGCAACCGCTGTGGGGAATGTTCAGCGCCTCCACCGCCGCGCGCACCTGCTCGGCCACTTGCAGCGCGCCGGCGATGTCGGTTTCCGGCAGCAACAGGCAGAACTCCTCGCCGCCATAACGCGCAGCCAGATCGGCCGAGCGCTGCTGGCCATCGCGAATCACCCGCGCCACCTCGCGCAGGCACTGGTCACCGGCGGAATGGCCGTAGATGTCGTTGTACTGCTTGAAGTAGTCGACATCGAAGAGGATCAACGCCAATGGCCGCTGGTAGCGCACCGAGCGGCCGAACTCGTCTTCCAGGGCGCGCATGAAGCGCCGGCGGTTGGCCAGGTGGGTCAGCTCGTCTTCCAGCGCCTGTTTTTCCAGGCGCTGGTTGAAGGCCCGCAGGGCGTCGCGCGTGGCGATCAGCTCGAACTCGGTACGCTGGCCGCGCTTGATCAGGCGGATCAGGTAGAAGCCGAACAGGCCGAGCAGCAGCGCCAGCATGGACACCACCAGCAACTGCACGGCGGTGTCCTTGCGCCAGTCGGCGAGGATGTCGTCCTTGGCCAGTGCGGCAATCACCACCAGCGGGTAGTGCTGCACCTGGCGGTAGCTGTACAGGCGCTGCACGCCGTCGACGATCGACGGCAGCATCATGGTGCCGGTCGGGCTGCGCGGCAGCAGTTGGCCGAAGATCACCCCGCGGTTCAGGCTGGCGCCGATCAGGCGTTCGTCGAACGGGCTGTGCACCAGCACCTGGCCGGAGTTGAGCACCAGGTTGATGGTGCCGTTGCGGCGAATGTTGAAGCTGGAATAGAACTGGCGGAAGTAGTCGATCGACAGGGTCGCCAGGGCCACCCCGGTGAAGTTGCCCTGGGCATCCTCCAGGCGCCGCGACACCGGGATGATCCACTCGTTGGTGCTGCGGCTGCGCACCGGCAGGCCGATGTGCGGGCCGTGGTCGTCAGGATGGGTGCGGTGGTAGATGAAGTACTCGCGGTCGGCGTTGTTGGCGCCCGCCGGGATCGAGTCGAACGAGGTCACCATCCATTCGCCATCGGCGTCGTAGGCGAACAAGCCATGCAGCTCGGACTGCTCGTACACGTGAGTCTTCATCAGACCCTGCAACCGCCTCAGCTGAACCGGGCCACGGCCCTCGACCTGCAAGCGCTCGACCATGTCGATCAGCACCGTATCCGCCTTCTTCAGGCTGTCGGACGCCTGGCGCGCCAGTGCCGAGGCCAGGTTGGTGGTTTCCACCTCGGCATCGCGCAGTTGCACGCTGCGTGCCTTCCACATCAGCCAGCCATCGGTGGCGACCAGCGAGACGCACACCAGGACCACGAATGCACGGGCCAGCGGCAATACCGTGGGTTTGAGCAGCCAGCGGCGCCACGCGGGCACCTGGGTCCTGTTTTCGGTCATGGGCTACTGCAGCCTGCGCCTCGTCCTGATAAGCCTGAATGATAGAGAAGTATCCGTCGGGCTCAATGGTTCCTTGGGCCAGTCCGGCCTTTTGCGACGGTAGCAGAGATGC includes:
- a CDS encoding sensor domain-containing diguanylate cyclase, yielding MTENRTQVPAWRRWLLKPTVLPLARAFVVLVCVSLVATDGWLMWKARSVQLRDAEVETTNLASALARQASDSLKKADTVLIDMVERLQVEGRGPVQLRRLQGLMKTHVYEQSELHGLFAYDADGEWMVTSFDSIPAGANNADREYFIYHRTHPDDHGPHIGLPVRSRSTNEWIIPVSRRLEDAQGNFTGVALATLSIDYFRQFYSSFNIRRNGTINLVLNSGQVLVHSPFDERLIGASLNRGVIFGQLLPRSPTGTMMLPSIVDGVQRLYSYRQVQHYPLVVIAALAKDDILADWRKDTAVQLLVVSMLALLLGLFGFYLIRLIKRGQRTEFELIATRDALRAFNQRLEKQALEDELTHLANRRRFMRALEDEFGRSVRYQRPLALILFDVDYFKQYNDIYGHSAGDQCLREVARVIRDGQQRSADLAARYGGEEFCLLLPETDIAGALQVAEQVRAAVEALNIPHSGCPWQRVSLSAGVRVCDPSECAGPEALVQGADKALYAAKAAGRNRVLLYDAKVDQLIG